The window CCCCGGGCAGGAGCCCTTCGCAAATTTGCGGCAGGTTCCGCAGAAAAGTCCGCAGGCGGCGATTTCGGGATTCATCATCAGCGTTCGCTCGAGTAGTTGGGCGCCTCGCTCGTGATGGCCACGTCGTGCGGATGGCTCTCGTGCATGCCCGAAGCCGTGATGCGGACGAACCGCGCCTGCTGCAACGTCGGGATGTCCTTCGCCCCGCAGTAGAACATGCCGGCGCGGACGCCGCCGATCAGCTGGTAGACCGTCTCGGAGAGGGAACCCTTGAACGGCACGCGGGCGGCAATGCCCTCGGGAACGAGCTTGCTGAAATTGTTTTCGCAGCCCTTCTGGAAATAGCGGTCGGCCGAACCGGCCTTCATGGCGTCGATCGAGCCCATGCCGCGGTAGCTCTTGAACTTACGGCCGTTGTAGATGATCGTTTCGCCCGGAGCCTCCTCCGTCCCTGCGAACATCGAACCGATCATCACGCAGTCGCCGCCCGCAGCCATCGCCTTCACCAGATCGCCCGAATAGCGCAAACCGCCGTCGGCGATGACGGGCACGCCCGTGCCGGCAGCGGCCGACGCAGCGTCGAAGATGGCCGAAAGCTGGGGAACACCCACTCCGGCGATGATGCGCGTCGTGCAGATCGACCCCGGGCCGATGCCGACCTTCACGCCGTCGGCGCCGTTCTCGATCAGGAACTTCGCAGCCTCGGCCGTAGCCACGTTGCCGGCGACGACATCCAGCGACGGGAACTCGGCCTTGATCTCGCGCAGCTTGCGGACCATAGCGACCGAATGGCCGTGCGCGGAGTCGAGCACCACGGCATCGACATCCTCGGCGACCAGCGCACGCACGCGGTCCAGCGCATCGGGCGTGATACCCACGCCGGCGGCCACGCGCAGACGCCCCTTGGCGT of the Alistipes senegalensis JC50 genome contains:
- the guaB gene encoding IMP dehydrogenase; this encodes MSFINERVQPEGLTFDDVLLIPAYSEVLPREVNVQTHFSRNIKLNIPIVSAAMDTVTEAPLAIALAREGGIGVIHKNMSIAEQAAQVRKVKRAENGMIYDPVTISKENTVGDALNLMKENKIGGIPVVDSDRKLIGIVTNRDLRFQRDMSRRIGEVMTPGDRLITTRNPELEHASEILLNSKIEKLPVVDDAGRLVGLITYKDITKVQDHPNACKDAKGRLRVAAGVGITPDALDRVRALVAEDVDAVVLDSAHGHSVAMVRKLREIKAEFPSLDVVAGNVATAEAAKFLIENGADGVKVGIGPGSICTTRIIAGVGVPQLSAIFDAASAAAGTGVPVIADGGLRYSGDLVKAMAAGGDCVMIGSMFAGTEEAPGETIIYNGRKFKSYRGMGSIDAMKAGSADRYFQKGCENNFSKLVPEGIAARVPFKGSLSETVYQLIGGVRAGMFYCGAKDIPTLQQARFVRITASGMHESHPHDVAITSEAPNYSSER